In Zingiber officinale cultivar Zhangliang chromosome 3B, Zo_v1.1, whole genome shotgun sequence, a single window of DNA contains:
- the LOC121967776 gene encoding calmodulin-3-like — protein MAEQLTDDQIAEFKEAFSLFDKDGDGCITTKELGTVMRSLGQNPTEAELQDMINEVDADGNGTIDFPEFLNLMARKMKDTDSEEELREAFRVFDKDQNGFISAAELRHVMTNLGEKLTDEEVDEMIREADVDGDGQINYDEFVKVMMAK, from the exons ATGGCGGAACAATTGACGGATGACCAGATCGCCGAGTTCAAGGAGGCCTTCAGCCTCTTCGATAAGGACGGGGACG GTTGCATTACGACTAAAGAGCTTGGAACTGTGATGCGATCGTTGGGCCAGAATCCTACAGAAGCAGAGCTGCAGGACATGATCAATGAGGTCGACGCTGATGGCAACGGAACTATAGACTTTCCAGAGTTTCTTAATCTGATGGCTCGTAAAATGAAGGATACAGACTCAGAAGAGGAGCTTAGGGAGGCCTTCAGAGTGTTCGACAAGGATCAGAATGGTTTCATTTCTGCTGCTGAGCTTCGTCATGTCATGACCAATCTTGGAGAGAAGTTGACTGACGAGGAGGTCGATGAAATGATCCGTGAAGCCGATGTGGATGGTGATGGTCAAATCAACTATGATGAGTTTGTTAAAGTCATGATGGCCAAGTGA